In Meiothermus ruber DSM 1279, the following proteins share a genomic window:
- the galK gene encoding galactokinase, whose product MEKPKTLFPDPTMFKDLFGSEPSVSVSAPGRVNLLGEHTDYNGGFVFPTPLPYQTYIEAAPAEGLEAYAENFQEHKSRGLEVGRQGDWLDYLAGCVWALRQQGYAVPGLRAYIRSEVPMSGGLSSSAALEVATLRALRALYDLPLDDVQIARLAQQAEVAYVGVRCGIMDQMASSVGRLGYGLFLDTQSLETRLAPLPPGYRVAVVDSSVPRRLAESGYNTRRSECERACELLGVQSLRELTPTDLPRLEALPEPLNRRARHVVTENQRVLEGVAALEQGDIQRFGELMVASHRSLRDDYEVSIPELDRLVEAELRHGAVGARLTGAGFGGSTVALVEASKYEDFKKGVLQDYPRARFF is encoded by the coding sequence ATGGAAAAACCCAAGACCCTGTTTCCTGATCCGACTATGTTCAAAGACCTCTTTGGCAGCGAACCCAGCGTATCCGTCTCGGCCCCTGGCCGCGTCAACCTGCTGGGTGAGCACACCGACTACAACGGGGGGTTTGTCTTCCCCACCCCCCTCCCCTACCAGACCTATATCGAAGCCGCCCCCGCCGAGGGCCTCGAGGCCTACGCCGAAAACTTCCAGGAGCACAAAAGCCGCGGGCTGGAGGTGGGCCGGCAGGGGGACTGGCTGGATTACCTCGCGGGCTGTGTGTGGGCTCTGCGCCAGCAGGGGTATGCCGTGCCAGGCCTGCGGGCCTACATCCGCAGCGAGGTGCCCATGAGCGGGGGGCTCTCGAGCTCGGCAGCGCTGGAAGTGGCCACCCTGCGGGCCCTGCGCGCCCTCTATGACCTTCCCCTCGACGACGTACAGATTGCCCGGCTGGCCCAACAGGCCGAGGTGGCGTATGTGGGGGTGCGCTGCGGCATCATGGATCAGATGGCCTCGTCGGTGGGGCGGCTGGGGTACGGGCTGTTCCTGGATACCCAGAGCCTCGAGACCCGGCTGGCGCCCCTGCCGCCAGGCTACCGGGTGGCCGTGGTGGACTCGTCGGTGCCGCGCCGCCTGGCCGAGTCGGGCTACAACACCCGTCGAAGCGAGTGTGAGCGAGCCTGTGAGCTGCTGGGTGTGCAATCGTTGCGCGAACTGACGCCCACCGATCTGCCCCGCCTCGAGGCCCTGCCCGAGCCCTTGAACCGCCGGGCCCGCCACGTGGTCACCGAAAACCAGCGCGTGCTGGAGGGGGTAGCGGCGCTGGAGCAGGGCGATATCCAGCGCTTCGGCGAGCTGATGGTGGCCTCGCACCGCTCGCTCCGCGACGATTACGAGGTCTCGATCCCCGAGCTCGACCGGTTGGTGGAGGCCGAGCTGCGCCACGGGGCGGTGGGGGCCCGCCTGACCGGGGCCGGTTTTGGCGGCTCAACGGTGGCGCTGGTCGAGGCGTCTAAATACGAAGATTTCAAAAAGGGCGTCTTGCAGGACTACCCCAGGGCGCGCTTCTTTTGA
- a CDS encoding PIG-L deacetylase family protein: MAELPPILAVFAHPDDEAFPTGGTLAHYARRGHPVYLACATRGEAGQLKDPALPVEDMGAWRTRELEASCRALGLQPPIFLGYRDSGRNERLRRDDPQALHNANLWEVEAKIRELIAELQPRILITFDPHGGYGHPDHLVIHRATTAAFFSTGHLPNPPARLFYSVFTSEYAAAMQQSGQANSILGGLDPQVFGVAENTLAVRMNVQAYLPQKRAAIAAHRSQFADRIQAMNATLEQQTLMEQLISVETFALGGTRGPIPHWPLQDLFDGL; this comes from the coding sequence ATGGCCGAGCTTCCCCCCATCCTGGCGGTGTTTGCCCACCCCGACGACGAGGCCTTCCCCACCGGCGGCACCCTGGCCCACTACGCCCGGCGGGGGCATCCGGTCTACCTGGCCTGTGCCACCCGGGGCGAGGCCGGGCAGCTCAAAGACCCCGCCCTACCCGTGGAGGATATGGGCGCATGGCGCACCCGGGAGCTCGAGGCCTCCTGCCGGGCCCTGGGCCTCCAGCCCCCCATCTTTCTGGGCTACCGCGACTCCGGGCGCAACGAGCGGCTGCGCCGCGACGACCCCCAGGCCCTCCACAACGCCAACCTGTGGGAGGTGGAGGCCAAAATCCGCGAGCTTATAGCCGAACTTCAGCCCAGAATCCTCATTACCTTCGACCCCCACGGGGGCTACGGACACCCCGACCATCTGGTCATTCACCGCGCCACCACCGCCGCGTTCTTCTCCACAGGCCACCTGCCCAACCCTCCAGCGCGCCTTTTCTACAGCGTTTTCACCAGCGAATACGCCGCCGCCATGCAGCAAAGCGGCCAGGCCAACAGCATCCTGGGCGGCCTCGACCCCCAGGTCTTCGGCGTGGCCGAGAACACCTTGGCGGTGCGGATGAACGTGCAGGCCTACCTGCCCCAAAAGCGAGCGGCCATCGCCGCCCACCGCTCGCAGTTCGCCGACCGCATCCAGGCTATGAACGCCACCCTCGAGCAGCAAACCCTCATGGAGCAGTTGATCTCAGTAGAAACCTTCGCGCTGGGCGGAACCCGCGGCCCCATCCCGCACTGGCCCTTGCAGGACCTGTTCGATGGCCTGTAA
- the hslO gene encoding Hsp33 family molecular chaperone HslO encodes MGRLIRGLAAEGNLRVLAVETTDIAEEARERHQLSPTATAALGRAMSGVLLLTFLLSKTPKERISLQFIGDGPLGGAVVEAAPDGFVRGYVKNPQANPPLRPDGKLDVGAAIGKGELRVDRLLSNEEIYQSSIELVSGEVAEDLARYLWQSEQIPSAVLLGVRVHGQGKVQVAGGVAVQVLPGCPEEVIERLERNLQGRTGITDLLLEKGLNGAVEALLEGLGYDPTDLSAVGFREGYIPLAFRCRCSRERALNALVYFSPEEREEMIEQDGGAEVQCHWCAEKYQITPEEIRSLPWGEGSGREVPKA; translated from the coding sequence ATGGGTCGTCTGATTCGTGGGCTGGCTGCGGAGGGGAATCTGCGCGTGCTGGCCGTAGAAACCACCGATATTGCCGAGGAAGCCAGGGAACGCCATCAGCTTTCGCCCACCGCCACCGCTGCGCTGGGTCGGGCTATGAGCGGGGTTTTGCTACTAACTTTCCTGCTTTCTAAAACCCCCAAGGAGCGGATAAGCCTGCAGTTTATAGGGGATGGCCCGCTGGGTGGGGCGGTGGTGGAGGCCGCGCCGGACGGGTTTGTACGGGGTTATGTCAAAAATCCCCAGGCCAATCCACCCCTGAGGCCTGATGGCAAGCTTGATGTGGGAGCGGCTATCGGCAAGGGTGAGCTTAGGGTTGACCGGCTTTTATCCAATGAAGAGATTTACCAGTCCAGTATAGAGCTGGTGAGCGGTGAGGTGGCCGAAGACCTGGCCCGCTACCTGTGGCAGTCGGAGCAGATTCCTTCAGCGGTGCTGCTGGGGGTGCGGGTGCACGGACAGGGTAAGGTGCAGGTTGCAGGAGGGGTGGCGGTGCAGGTGCTGCCGGGCTGCCCGGAGGAGGTGATTGAGCGCCTCGAGCGCAACCTGCAAGGCCGCACCGGTATCACCGATCTGCTGCTGGAAAAAGGTCTGAATGGGGCCGTTGAGGCTTTACTGGAGGGGCTGGGTTATGACCCCACCGATCTGAGTGCGGTGGGCTTCCGTGAAGGATATATTCCCCTGGCGTTCCGCTGCCGCTGCAGCCGGGAACGGGCCCTGAACGCCCTGGTCTATTTTTCGCCGGAGGAACGTGAAGAAATGATCGAGCAGGACGGGGGGGCCGAGGTGCAGTGCCACTGGTGCGCGGAGAAGTACCAGATTACCCCCGAGGAGATCCGCTCCCTGCCGTGGGGTGAGGGCTCCGGGCGTGAGGTGCCCAAAGCCTGA
- a CDS encoding HNH endonuclease, translating to MNLDSPRILVLNAGYEPLGLASVKRAVILVMNGTAEVVEESGEYLRTPSTPYPIPSIIRLKRLVRRPPGRLALNRRNILRRDGYTCQYCGKRGGDLTVDHVFPKSRGGRSIWENLVTACRPCNLKKKNRTPEEAGMRLARRPIAPRHSLLLVADLPHLPETWRTYLPDIDHPR from the coding sequence ATGAACCTCGACTCTCCCCGTATTCTGGTGCTCAACGCCGGGTATGAGCCCCTGGGCCTGGCCAGCGTCAAGCGCGCGGTTATCCTGGTTATGAACGGAACCGCCGAGGTGGTCGAGGAAAGCGGCGAATACCTACGAACTCCCAGTACCCCCTACCCCATCCCCAGCATTATCCGCCTCAAACGCCTTGTTCGCCGCCCTCCGGGGCGGCTTGCCCTTAACCGTCGGAATATTCTGCGCCGCGATGGTTACACCTGCCAGTACTGCGGTAAGCGCGGGGGCGATCTCACAGTAGACCATGTCTTCCCCAAAAGCCGGGGGGGGCGCAGCATCTGGGAAAACCTGGTTACAGCCTGCCGTCCTTGCAACCTTAAAAAGAAAAACCGCACCCCCGAGGAAGCCGGGATGCGTTTGGCTCGCCGCCCCATCGCGCCGCGTCATAGCCTGCTGCTGGTGGCTGACCTACCCCACCTACCCGAGACCTGGCGCACATATCTGCCTGATATAGATCATCCCCGCTAA
- the glp gene encoding gephyrin-like molybdotransferase Glp, with protein MKQNLTVEDALELVLQAARPLQDIEHLPLAASYGAVLGADLVSKVDHPSISDTAVDGYACLEADTRSASLGNPVRLEVIGQSPAGKPYVGRVRPGEAVQVFTGAPIPDGADAVIRVEDTLREGDFVWLMKPASRADIRPKGADLVQGQAYLHKGDLLTPGRVGLAAAMGYATLPVIRRPRVGILSTGDEVVEPGEPLPYGGVYNSNSYSVAGLVAEAGGEPVILPKISDDVESLRTQLRRAGQLDLLITTGGVSMGAYDIVRQLLEREGEILFWKVRIQPGGPLLFATWNGLPLMGLPGNPVSAMVTFLLFGRPLLFRLLGRTDPPYSRLRAIADTPFEANPTRRAYRRAVLRWVDDRYRVATTGNQSSAVLRSMAVGNALVVLEAGRSAQQGEAVEVIPFPGAW; from the coding sequence ATGAAGCAAAATCTGACCGTGGAAGATGCTTTGGAGTTGGTTCTACAAGCCGCCAGACCGCTGCAGGACATCGAACACCTTCCGCTAGCTGCGAGCTACGGAGCAGTATTGGGCGCAGATCTGGTTTCAAAGGTTGACCACCCTTCGATAAGCGACACGGCGGTGGATGGCTATGCCTGCCTCGAGGCCGACACTCGAAGCGCTTCTCTAGGTAACCCGGTCAGGCTCGAGGTAATCGGACAATCCCCTGCAGGTAAGCCTTATGTTGGGAGGGTTCGGCCCGGTGAGGCCGTGCAGGTTTTTACCGGCGCTCCCATTCCAGACGGGGCCGACGCTGTAATTCGGGTAGAAGATACCCTGCGAGAGGGGGATTTTGTGTGGCTGATGAAGCCCGCCTCGAGGGCCGACATTCGCCCCAAAGGCGCCGATCTGGTGCAGGGGCAGGCCTACCTGCACAAAGGCGATCTGCTCACGCCGGGGCGCGTGGGACTGGCTGCCGCGATGGGCTACGCCACCCTGCCGGTCATCCGACGGCCCCGTGTGGGCATCCTGTCTACTGGCGACGAAGTGGTTGAGCCGGGGGAGCCCTTGCCCTATGGTGGGGTCTACAACTCCAACAGCTACTCCGTAGCAGGCTTGGTAGCTGAGGCAGGCGGTGAGCCTGTCATTTTGCCGAAGATATCAGATGATGTAGAGAGTCTGCGCACCCAGTTGCGGCGAGCTGGGCAACTCGATCTGCTCATTACCACCGGTGGGGTTTCCATGGGGGCGTACGACATCGTGCGTCAATTGCTCGAGCGCGAGGGCGAAATTCTCTTCTGGAAGGTTCGAATACAACCCGGAGGCCCCTTGTTGTTTGCAACCTGGAACGGGCTGCCCCTGATGGGGTTGCCCGGCAACCCAGTATCGGCCATGGTCACGTTTTTACTTTTTGGGCGACCGCTGCTCTTCAGGTTGCTTGGACGCACCGATCCACCCTATAGCCGGCTCAGGGCCATAGCCGATACCCCCTTTGAGGCCAACCCCACCCGCCGGGCCTACCGCCGGGCGGTGCTGCGCTGGGTGGACGACCGCTACCGCGTAGCCACCACCGGCAATCAATCCAGTGCGGTGCTTAGGTCAATGGCCGTGGGCAATGCTTTGGTGGTGCTCGAGGCCGGGCGTTCGGCCCAGCAAGGTGAAGCTGTAGAGGTGATTCCTTTTCCGGGTGCCTGGTAG
- a CDS encoding DEAD/DEAH box helicase, producing the protein MEFSAFTLRPEVAQAIQAKGFTTATPIQAAAIPLALEGKDVLGQARTGTGKTLAFGIPIANRLDAARERGRAPRALILTPTRELALQVAKELEWLAPHLTITPIYGGTGYGKQAEALKRGTDVVVATPGRAIDYLEQRVLDLSRIEIAVLDEADEMLSMGFEEAVEQLLEATPPTRQTLLFSATLPTWARRLSERYQKAAIHINVIKDEAISYEEVAIQAPIHNRLSVLSDLLFAYAPERTIVFTSTKAECNDLALGLESRAHSAAPIHGDMGQIDRERVMERFRSGAVSVLVATDVAARGLDIPEVDLVVHYRLPDQNESYLHRSGRTGRAGRSGKVVILYGPREKRELETLERELKRNFKRVNPPTPEEVMAAKWAMLARRIAKQPEADKKLWREQAERLIAEGGVDAVAGMLALILGGAPTPKSLMTGEENWVTVKLAGSRISVNRAVAVLKSAGAGEIGRIRLDGDVAAYVDIRPEDLSRLDHTALRDLRLTKASEVPAETRQSERQGQGFARGQGKRQGQGRREGSSQRERPFESPSENRREGERRRVVYR; encoded by the coding sequence ATGGAGTTTTCCGCATTTACGTTGAGACCCGAGGTTGCCCAGGCCATCCAGGCCAAAGGTTTTACCACCGCCACCCCCATCCAGGCCGCGGCCATTCCGCTGGCCCTCGAGGGCAAAGATGTGCTGGGCCAGGCCCGCACCGGCACCGGCAAGACCCTGGCCTTTGGCATCCCCATCGCCAACCGGCTGGACGCGGCCCGCGAGCGCGGGCGCGCTCCCAGGGCCCTTATCCTCACCCCCACCCGCGAACTAGCCCTTCAGGTAGCCAAAGAGCTGGAGTGGCTGGCCCCCCACCTGACCATCACCCCCATCTACGGGGGCACCGGCTACGGCAAGCAGGCCGAAGCCCTCAAGCGCGGCACCGACGTGGTGGTAGCCACCCCAGGCCGGGCCATTGATTACCTCGAGCAGCGCGTCCTTGACCTTTCCAGAATTGAGATTGCGGTGCTGGACGAGGCCGACGAGATGCTCTCGATGGGCTTTGAGGAAGCCGTCGAACAGCTCCTGGAAGCCACCCCACCCACCCGCCAGACCCTGCTGTTCTCGGCCACCCTACCCACCTGGGCGCGCCGCCTCTCCGAGCGCTACCAAAAGGCGGCCATCCACATCAACGTGATCAAGGACGAGGCCATCTCCTACGAAGAAGTGGCCATTCAAGCGCCCATTCACAACCGCCTCTCGGTGCTTTCGGATCTGCTTTTCGCCTATGCACCCGAGCGCACCATCGTTTTTACCAGCACCAAGGCCGAGTGCAATGACCTGGCCCTGGGCTTAGAAAGCCGGGCCCACAGCGCGGCCCCCATCCACGGCGATATGGGCCAGATTGACCGTGAACGGGTGATGGAACGCTTCCGCAGCGGGGCGGTGAGCGTGCTGGTGGCAACCGATGTGGCCGCTCGAGGCCTCGACATCCCCGAGGTGGACCTGGTGGTGCACTACCGCCTGCCCGACCAAAACGAGTCATACCTGCACCGCTCGGGCCGCACCGGGCGGGCGGGGCGCTCGGGCAAGGTGGTGATTCTGTACGGCCCGCGTGAGAAGCGCGAACTGGAGACCCTCGAGCGCGAACTAAAGCGTAACTTCAAGCGGGTTAATCCCCCCACCCCCGAGGAGGTCATGGCCGCCAAGTGGGCCATGCTGGCCCGCCGCATCGCCAAGCAGCCCGAGGCCGATAAAAAGCTCTGGCGCGAACAGGCCGAACGCCTGATAGCCGAGGGCGGCGTCGACGCAGTGGCCGGTATGCTGGCCCTGATTCTGGGCGGCGCCCCCACCCCCAAGAGCCTGATGACCGGTGAGGAGAACTGGGTCACGGTCAAGCTCGCGGGCTCGCGCATCAGCGTGAACCGGGCGGTGGCGGTGTTGAAGAGCGCCGGCGCTGGGGAGATTGGCCGGATTCGCCTGGATGGGGATGTGGCCGCCTACGTGGACATCCGCCCCGAGGATCTGAGCAGGCTGGATCACACCGCGCTGCGCGATCTGCGCCTCACCAAGGCCAGCGAGGTTCCCGCTGAAACCCGGCAGTCCGAGCGCCAGGGGCAGGGCTTCGCGCGCGGTCAGGGCAAGCGCCAGGGTCAGGGTCGCCGCGAAGGAAGCAGCCAGCGCGAGCGGCCCTTCGAAAGCCCGTCCGAAAACCGCCGCGAAGGGGAACGCCGGCGGGTCGTGTACCGATAA
- a CDS encoding tripartite tricarboxylate transporter permease, with translation MDILQALLNGFGVALEPLNLLLVVLGCLVGTLIGVLPGIGPISGVALLVPLTFALKMPPESALILLAGIYYGAMYGGSTTSILLNIPGETSSVVTAIDGNKLAKQGKAGPALAMAAWGSFIAGTLSVVGLMTLGPLLAQWAIRFGPAEYFALMVFGFSTLSALAGKNLFKALIATGFGLMLATVGQDPQSGISRYTFGFLQLEDGMDFLVVAIGLFAVSEVLMLLEEKTPGALRAQVGRIYLSFKDFMASLLTILRSSVLGFLIGVLPGAGASIASFVAYTTEKRLLGSKARFGEGDLRGVAAPESANNAAAGGAMIPLLTLGLPGSGTTAIMLGALMSLGVTPGPQMFQQHPEVVWGLIASMYVGNAVLLLLNLPLVGLFVRLLAVPAWFLIPAVLAVSFIGVYAVNNNPFDLLLMAVFGLVGYLMRKLEFPLAPVLLGLVLGYLMEINLRRAMTISNGDVGYLFSSPIAVGLWVLAGLSLLAPVLVARFRKQGLGGDEEL, from the coding sequence ATGGACATCCTGCAAGCGCTCCTCAACGGCTTTGGGGTGGCCTTAGAGCCCCTCAACCTGCTCCTGGTGGTGCTGGGCTGCCTGGTGGGCACGCTCATCGGGGTGCTGCCCGGCATCGGCCCCATCAGCGGGGTGGCCCTGCTGGTGCCCCTCACCTTTGCCCTCAAGATGCCGCCCGAGTCGGCCCTGATTCTGCTGGCCGGCATCTACTACGGGGCCATGTACGGCGGCTCCACCACCAGCATCCTGCTCAACATCCCCGGCGAGACCTCGTCGGTGGTCACCGCAATTGACGGCAACAAGCTGGCCAAGCAGGGCAAAGCCGGCCCGGCCCTGGCCATGGCCGCCTGGGGCTCGTTTATCGCCGGCACCCTCTCGGTGGTGGGCCTGATGACCCTGGGCCCTTTGCTGGCCCAGTGGGCCATCCGCTTCGGGCCGGCCGAGTACTTCGCCCTGATGGTCTTTGGCTTCTCCACCCTCTCGGCCCTGGCGGGCAAGAACCTGTTCAAAGCCCTGATTGCCACGGGTTTTGGCCTGATGCTGGCCACCGTGGGCCAGGACCCCCAGTCGGGCATCTCGCGCTACACCTTTGGCTTCTTGCAGCTCGAGGACGGCATGGATTTTCTGGTGGTGGCTATCGGCCTCTTCGCCGTGAGCGAGGTGCTGATGCTTCTGGAGGAGAAGACCCCTGGGGCCCTGCGGGCCCAGGTGGGGCGCATCTACCTCTCCTTCAAGGACTTCATGGCCTCGCTTCTCACCATTCTGCGCAGCAGCGTGCTGGGCTTCCTGATTGGGGTTTTGCCCGGCGCGGGGGCCTCGATTGCCAGCTTTGTGGCCTACACCACCGAGAAGCGCCTGCTGGGCTCCAAGGCCCGGTTTGGCGAGGGCGACCTGCGCGGGGTGGCCGCCCCCGAGTCGGCCAACAACGCCGCGGCGGGCGGGGCCATGATTCCCCTGCTCACCCTGGGCCTGCCCGGTAGCGGCACCACCGCCATCATGCTGGGGGCCCTGATGAGCCTGGGGGTGACGCCGGGGCCGCAGATGTTTCAGCAGCACCCCGAGGTGGTCTGGGGCCTGATTGCCTCGATGTACGTGGGCAACGCGGTGCTGTTGCTCCTGAACCTGCCCCTGGTGGGCCTTTTTGTGCGGCTTCTGGCGGTGCCGGCCTGGTTCCTGATTCCGGCGGTGCTGGCCGTCAGCTTCATTGGGGTTTATGCGGTCAACAACAACCCCTTCGATCTGCTCCTGATGGCGGTGTTCGGGCTGGTGGGCTACCTGATGCGCAAGCTCGAGTTTCCCCTGGCCCCGGTGCTTTTGGGCCTGGTGCTGGGCTACCTGATGGAGATCAACCTGCGCCGGGCCATGACCATCAGCAACGGCGACGTGGGCTATCTGTTCAGCAGCCCCATTGCCGTTGGGCTGTGGGTGCTGGCGGGGCTCTCGTTGCTTGCGCCCGTGCTGGTGGCCCGCTTCCGTAAGCAGGGTTTGGGCGGCGACGAGGAGCTTTGA
- a CDS encoding tripartite tricarboxylate transporter TctB family protein — MTDRIVGILILLLALGYGLEASRMQVGFLSDPLGPRPFPYIIAILVGLSALWLIFKPDPNPTWPAPRFWPVLGLVLLSLVAYAYLVVPLGFILTTTLEMTLLSVLFGARWWQGLGGALAFTLAVYFLFTEGLGVTLPVGRIFG, encoded by the coding sequence ATGACCGACCGCATCGTAGGCATCCTGATTTTGTTACTGGCCCTGGGGTATGGCCTCGAGGCCAGCCGGATGCAGGTGGGTTTTCTCTCCGACCCGCTGGGCCCCCGGCCTTTCCCCTACATCATCGCCATTCTGGTGGGGCTTTCGGCCCTGTGGCTGATTTTCAAACCCGACCCCAACCCCACCTGGCCGGCCCCGCGCTTCTGGCCGGTGCTGGGACTGGTACTTTTGAGCCTGGTGGCCTACGCCTACCTGGTGGTTCCGCTGGGCTTTATCCTCACCACCACCCTCGAGATGACCCTGCTCTCGGTTTTGTTTGGGGCGCGCTGGTGGCAAGGCCTGGGCGGCGCGCTGGCTTTTACGCTGGCGGTCTACTTCCTGTTCACCGAAGGCCTGGGCGTAACCCTGCCGGTGGGCCGGATTTTCGGATAG
- a CDS encoding Bug family tripartite tricarboxylate transporter substrate binding protein, with protein sequence MRWVTLAVVVLTVGGALAQFTPRNPECIAPAGAGGGWDFTCRSVAQVMQDLKIVTQPIKTTNVTGGGGGVAYANVVTQRSDDPNLIVAASPATTVRLAQGQFSRFTERDVRWLGAVAADFGLVAVKADAPWKTMQELVAAWKADPSKIAVGGGSAVGGQDHMKVLLLGRAVGLEPRSIKYVPFDGGGQALTSLLGGFIQVFAGDASELRAQVEAGTVRVLGMMSPRRLPAPYANVPTLKELGYNVEWVVWRGFYVPKNMPAEAYEFWLRALRQVERSPEWARIREQNSLGQFFMAGAEFQVFIDRQVNQFRNLSRELGIIR encoded by the coding sequence ATGCGATGGGTAACGTTGGCCGTGGTTGTACTAACTGTTGGTGGGGCGTTGGCCCAGTTCACCCCACGCAACCCTGAGTGTATCGCGCCCGCTGGCGCTGGAGGCGGCTGGGACTTCACCTGCCGCAGCGTGGCCCAGGTCATGCAAGACCTCAAGATCGTGACCCAGCCGATTAAAACCACCAACGTAACCGGTGGTGGTGGGGGGGTGGCCTATGCCAATGTGGTTACCCAGCGGAGCGACGACCCCAACCTGATTGTGGCAGCCAGCCCGGCCACCACGGTGCGCCTGGCCCAGGGGCAGTTCAGCCGCTTTACCGAGCGCGACGTGCGCTGGCTGGGCGCAGTGGCCGCCGACTTTGGCCTGGTAGCGGTTAAGGCCGACGCCCCCTGGAAAACCATGCAGGAGCTGGTAGCAGCCTGGAAAGCCGACCCCAGCAAGATTGCGGTGGGTGGTGGCAGCGCCGTGGGCGGTCAGGATCACATGAAGGTGCTGCTGCTGGGCCGGGCGGTGGGCCTCGAGCCGCGCTCGATCAAGTATGTGCCCTTCGACGGCGGCGGCCAGGCCCTGACCTCCTTGCTGGGCGGCTTTATCCAGGTGTTTGCCGGGGATGCCTCGGAGCTTCGCGCCCAGGTGGAGGCCGGTACGGTGCGGGTACTGGGGATGATGTCGCCCCGCCGCCTCCCCGCGCCCTACGCCAACGTGCCCACCCTCAAGGAGCTGGGCTACAACGTGGAGTGGGTGGTCTGGCGGGGTTTTTATGTGCCCAAGAACATGCCCGCCGAGGCCTACGAGTTCTGGCTCAGGGCCCTGCGGCAGGTGGAGCGCAGCCCGGAGTGGGCCAGGATCCGCGAGCAGAACAGCCTGGGCCAGTTCTTCATGGCCGGGGCCGAGTTCCAGGTCTTTATCGACCGCCAGGTTAACCAGTTCCGCAACCTCTCCCGCGAGCTGGGCATCATCCGCTAG
- a CDS encoding GntR family transcriptional regulator, producing the protein MLAPQTEEAYRRLRRMILSLELKPGEPLVERKLEEILAVSRTPIRAAIQQLFREGLAQRTGRVYTVAPLDLAELEEAFEFRHWLEGQIIRVAAARRPNARQLRELLASVEADLDPEVELEKATDFHLALAKLTGNRFVVASLAQVLQRIYRARYLEITRPQGADQALSDHLHLIELVQQGQAEEAASFLQKHLERSREALLKSLEGSILLGTRRS; encoded by the coding sequence ATGCTTGCTCCACAAACCGAAGAAGCCTACCGTCGTCTACGCCGGATGATCCTGTCGCTGGAATTGAAGCCCGGCGAGCCCCTGGTTGAGCGTAAACTGGAAGAAATCTTGGCGGTTTCCCGTACGCCCATCCGGGCGGCCATCCAGCAGCTATTTCGCGAAGGGCTGGCGCAGCGCACCGGGCGGGTTTATACGGTGGCCCCCCTCGACCTGGCCGAGCTGGAGGAAGCCTTTGAGTTTCGCCACTGGCTCGAGGGCCAGATTATCCGGGTGGCGGCGGCCCGACGGCCCAACGCCCGCCAGCTTCGGGAGCTGCTGGCCTCGGTGGAGGCCGACCTCGACCCCGAGGTGGAGCTAGAGAAAGCCACCGACTTCCACCTGGCCCTGGCCAAGCTCACCGGCAACCGCTTTGTGGTGGCCTCGCTGGCCCAGGTTCTGCAGCGCATCTACCGGGCCCGCTACCTCGAGATCACCCGTCCACAGGGGGCCGACCAGGCCCTGAGCGACCACCTGCACCTGATTGAGCTGGTGCAGCAGGGGCAGGCCGAGGAGGCCGCGAGCTTCTTACAGAAGCACCTCGAGCGCTCGAGGGAGGCCCTGCTAAAGAGCCTCGAGGGTTCTATTCTGCTGGGTACCCGGCGGTCTTGA